In Gimesia benthica, a single window of DNA contains:
- a CDS encoding sodium:proton antiporter, whose amino-acid sequence MNLIADTYAQLEATSFVATTEQPHEEHHGHAEPPAFYSVIPFAALLLCIAFLPLIHKTEEWWEHNKNRFLVAVSLGLVTLLYYTFLYGHGVVDHGTHELSAPGFPAAVVVLKNAILGEYIPFIALLFSLYVISGGIAFNGHLVGRPILNTGIIAIGGAIASFIGTTGAAMLLIRPLLKANAKRDYVAHTVIFFIFVVCNTGGCLLPIGDPPLFLGFLRGVPFTWTLTLWPEWLAMNGMLLAVYFAFDTVRYRKENKAKVEAVPEDPEPFALKGGINFLWLLMVIFCVALLDPSKTVPGTSWSAPHFFREGCMFALAGISLLTTSKSIREQNSFNYEAIVEVAALFVGIFICMQAPVQILNVYGASLGIDSPAKFYWATGTLSSFLDNAPTYVVFFETAKSAGGSPPMVAGVSEIELVAISLGAVFMGAMTYIGNGPNFMVKAIAEKNNIRMPSFFGYMFYSCLFLLPLSILLTIFFL is encoded by the coding sequence ATGAACTTAATCGCTGATACATACGCGCAACTGGAAGCAACCTCATTTGTGGCCACGACTGAACAACCGCACGAGGAACATCATGGCCATGCCGAACCTCCCGCCTTTTATAGTGTAATTCCGTTCGCCGCGCTTTTGCTGTGTATCGCTTTTCTACCCCTGATTCATAAAACGGAAGAGTGGTGGGAACATAACAAAAACCGGTTTCTGGTCGCAGTCAGCCTGGGTCTGGTGACCCTGCTCTATTACACATTCCTATACGGACACGGCGTCGTCGATCATGGCACACACGAGCTGTCAGCTCCCGGGTTCCCTGCCGCTGTCGTCGTCCTCAAGAATGCGATTCTCGGGGAATACATCCCCTTCATCGCCCTCTTGTTTTCCCTGTATGTCATCAGCGGCGGAATCGCGTTCAACGGCCATCTGGTGGGACGACCGATTCTGAATACGGGCATCATTGCCATCGGTGGCGCGATCGCCAGCTTCATCGGAACCACAGGCGCCGCCATGCTCCTGATCCGTCCTTTGCTGAAAGCGAATGCCAAACGTGACTATGTGGCACACACGGTTATCTTTTTCATCTTTGTCGTCTGTAACACCGGCGGCTGTCTGCTCCCCATTGGTGACCCCCCCCTGTTCCTGGGCTTTTTAAGAGGCGTCCCCTTTACCTGGACGCTGACGCTCTGGCCTGAGTGGCTCGCCATGAATGGCATGCTGCTGGCCGTTTATTTTGCCTTCGATACCGTCCGCTATCGCAAAGAAAACAAAGCCAAGGTGGAAGCCGTTCCGGAAGACCCTGAACCTTTCGCACTCAAAGGGGGCATTAACTTCCTCTGGCTGCTGATGGTCATCTTCTGCGTCGCACTGCTGGACCCCTCCAAAACGGTCCCGGGGACCAGTTGGAGTGCACCTCACTTTTTCCGTGAAGGCTGCATGTTTGCCCTGGCAGGCATTTCCCTGCTCACAACTTCGAAAAGTATTCGCGAGCAGAACTCCTTCAATTACGAAGCCATCGTCGAAGTCGCCGCCCTCTTCGTCGGTATTTTTATCTGCATGCAGGCTCCCGTACAGATCCTGAATGTCTACGGTGCCTCGCTGGGCATTGATTCCCCGGCGAAGTTCTACTGGGCCACAGGCACGCTCTCCAGCTTTCTGGACAACGCTCCGACCTATGTCGTCTTCTTTGAAACGGCCAAATCTGCGGGCGGCAGTCCTCCCATGGTTGCCGGCGTCAGTGAAATTGAGCTGGTTGCCATCAGTTTGGGAGCCGTCTTCATGGGAGCCATGACCTATATCGGCAATGGTCCCAACTTCATGGTTAAAGCGATCGCCGAAAAGAACAACATTCGCATGCCCAGCTTCTTTGGCTACATGTTTTACAGCTGTCTGTTCCTGTTACCACTTTCAATTCTGCTGACGATCTTCTTCCTGTAA
- a CDS encoding SGNH/GDSL hydrolase family protein encodes MKYPKISYQLIRLAAVCLLLQATTLLSAQEAEQKTHQAPLSKMELQTGDSIVFLGDSITHQCLYTQYVEDFFYTRYPKMRLKFHNAGVGGAKAWDALARFDRDVAAYHPKYVTVLLGMNDGRYQPFNDEIFKTYYDDMKELISKIEGIGATPILMTPTMFDARAARMGKRPRDPASVELYNSVLAYYGTWLREVAAESGFGFVDMYGPLNNITIAERQKNPQFTIIRDAVHPDAPGQVVMAFALLSDMNVQRQVSRITVSKKANGEATSTARGGKLSDLKYSDDGVSFTWLADSLPWVVPAEAKLGAELTKLGHRMSQESLSIHDLPPGRYELSIDGEVVGQYSNTTLARHVELQGNPKTPQYQQAMQVALLNKERNDGPVKDKRNSWRAFQSYARMKRELDAQGDQKDPKKVAAVAQLEKRLADQDRVIQESEAAAKALEDKIYEINQPEARKYVLKKVTAAKKK; translated from the coding sequence ATGAAATATCCGAAGATCAGCTATCAACTGATCCGCCTGGCAGCAGTCTGTCTGTTGCTGCAGGCAACTACGCTTTTATCCGCTCAGGAAGCGGAACAAAAGACGCATCAGGCGCCGCTGTCCAAGATGGAATTGCAGACCGGCGATTCCATTGTCTTCCTGGGAGACAGTATTACGCACCAGTGCCTCTACACCCAGTATGTTGAAGATTTCTTTTACACCCGTTATCCGAAAATGCGTCTGAAGTTTCATAATGCAGGCGTGGGTGGCGCAAAGGCCTGGGATGCCCTGGCTCGTTTTGACCGGGACGTCGCCGCCTATCATCCCAAGTATGTGACCGTGCTGCTGGGAATGAACGACGGCCGCTATCAGCCCTTCAATGATGAGATTTTCAAGACCTACTACGATGACATGAAAGAGCTGATCAGCAAGATCGAAGGCATTGGTGCGACTCCGATCCTGATGACGCCAACCATGTTCGACGCCCGGGCGGCCCGCATGGGAAAACGCCCGCGGGATCCGGCTTCGGTAGAGCTGTATAACTCGGTTCTGGCGTACTATGGAACCTGGCTGCGTGAAGTTGCTGCCGAATCCGGTTTCGGGTTTGTGGACATGTACGGACCGTTGAATAACATCACGATTGCGGAACGTCAGAAAAATCCTCAGTTCACGATCATCAGGGACGCCGTGCATCCCGATGCGCCAGGGCAGGTGGTGATGGCGTTTGCCCTGCTGTCTGACATGAACGTGCAACGACAGGTTTCGCGGATCACCGTCAGTAAAAAAGCCAACGGTGAGGCCACCTCGACAGCGCGTGGCGGTAAGCTGTCTGATCTGAAATATTCAGACGACGGCGTCTCCTTCACCTGGCTGGCTGACAGCCTGCCCTGGGTAGTGCCTGCTGAAGCGAAGCTGGGCGCAGAGTTGACGAAACTGGGGCATCGCATGAGTCAGGAATCGCTGTCGATCCATGACCTGCCCCCCGGCCGGTATGAACTGTCTATCGATGGGGAAGTCGTGGGACAATACTCCAACACGACCCTGGCCCGGCATGTAGAACTGCAGGGAAATCCAAAGACGCCTCAGTACCAGCAGGCGATGCAGGTCGCGTTGTTGAACAAGGAACGCAATGACGGCCCCGTAAAAGACAAACGTAACAGCTGGCGTGCATTTCAGTCATACGCGCGGATGAAGCGGGAACTGGACGCACAGGGGGATCAGAAGGACCCGAAAAAGGTGGCTGCTGTGGCACAGCTGGAGAAACGTCTGGCCGACCAGGATCGCGTGATCCAGGAGAGCGAAGCAGCTGCGAAAGCCCTGGAAGATAAGATCTATGAGATCAATCAGCCTGAGGCCCGGAAGTATGTCCTGAAGAAGGTGACCGCTGCTAAGAAAAAGTAA
- a CDS encoding DUF1572 family protein, producing MSPSADDLAREAIREFQHLLAQSLRKIRHCLGQLKQEQIWWRPEPGLNSIGNLILHLSGNLNQWAVAGITGAHDERQREAEFQAEQSHNRDELLSLLEQSVERACAVFQSLSAADLLESRTIQGFSVSVLGAIAHTVPHFVGHTHQIIYLTRLQLGETYQFDWSPDAERNGVPI from the coding sequence ATGTCACCCTCGGCAGACGATCTGGCCCGGGAAGCGATTCGCGAATTCCAGCACCTGCTCGCGCAGTCGTTACGTAAAATCCGTCACTGTCTGGGCCAGTTGAAGCAGGAGCAGATCTGGTGGCGTCCGGAGCCGGGGCTCAACAGTATCGGAAACCTGATACTGCATCTGTCCGGGAATCTCAATCAATGGGCGGTGGCCGGCATTACCGGAGCCCATGATGAGCGGCAGCGGGAAGCCGAGTTTCAGGCCGAACAGAGCCACAATCGCGACGAACTGTTGTCTCTACTGGAACAGAGCGTAGAACGTGCGTGTGCGGTCTTTCAGTCGCTGTCTGCCGCTGACTTACTGGAGTCGCGGACGATCCAGGGCTTTTCCGTCTCCGTGCTGGGAGCCATTGCACATACGGTGCCTCATTTTGTCGGGCATACGCACCAGATCATTTATCTGACCCGGCTGCAGCTGGGAGAAACATACCAGTTCGACTGGTCTCCCGATGCAGAGCGAAACGGTGTGCCGATTTGA
- a CDS encoding ROK family transcriptional regulator: protein MNVRKVLEVIQSQGTLTRADVMRCSGISAPTVSKAVSALLDAGLLEERETAEFSVGRPGKLLQLPRFSAQVIGVVLDWDYCSIVASGLDGFLHEEKLDQFKTPSSYEDLINIISQKIMDLVKKEEIPALGVGITVPGLVNSNDGRIFLASNLHIVDGQAPAVDIAAKTNLECILVQKSTSLCLSEKTYGAGQDLEDFISLDVTSGFGMGAFTGGQLLDGQHGLAGEIAHITVEPQGGRVCGCGNLGCLETVATDMALTHYVSKRVGKELDFDAIKELVKQGELDITPELDRTIEFLGIGVAAAINIFNPSNIFITSRLFDLQDDVFGRMCDLAKNRALKPSSSSCEIERSKGNKYLGAVAGIINHLANGLGPRLT from the coding sequence ATGAACGTTCGTAAGGTTTTGGAAGTTATCCAGAGCCAGGGAACATTAACTCGCGCTGATGTCATGCGTTGTTCTGGAATCAGTGCTCCTACTGTTTCCAAGGCCGTGAGTGCCCTGCTGGATGCGGGGTTGCTTGAGGAACGTGAGACAGCGGAATTTTCGGTGGGTCGTCCCGGCAAGCTGCTACAGTTACCGCGCTTCAGTGCCCAGGTGATTGGCGTGGTTCTGGACTGGGACTATTGTTCGATCGTTGCCTCCGGGCTGGATGGTTTTCTGCACGAAGAAAAGCTCGATCAGTTCAAAACCCCTTCGTCATATGAAGATCTGATTAATATCATTTCCCAGAAAATCATGGACCTGGTCAAGAAGGAAGAAATTCCTGCCCTGGGTGTCGGGATCACTGTGCCCGGTCTGGTTAACAGCAATGATGGTCGTATCTTCCTCGCGTCGAACCTGCACATTGTAGACGGACAGGCACCCGCCGTGGATATTGCTGCGAAGACCAACCTGGAATGCATCCTGGTGCAGAAATCCACCTCGTTGTGTCTCTCCGAAAAAACTTATGGTGCCGGCCAGGATCTGGAAGACTTCATCAGCCTCGACGTGACATCCGGTTTCGGTATGGGTGCCTTTACTGGCGGTCAGCTGCTGGATGGTCAACATGGTCTGGCGGGAGAAATCGCCCACATCACCGTCGAGCCCCAGGGAGGACGTGTTTGTGGTTGCGGTAACCTGGGCTGCCTGGAAACCGTCGCGACCGACATGGCTTTGACTCATTATGTTTCGAAGCGGGTTGGCAAAGAACTCGACTTTGATGCGATCAAAGAACTCGTGAAGCAGGGCGAGCTCGATATTACACCGGAACTGGATCGCACGATCGAGTTCCTGGGAATCGGGGTGGCTGCCGCGATCAACATTTTCAATCCCTCGAATATCTTCATCACCTCGCGGCTGTTTGATCTGCAGGACGATGTCTTCGGCAGAATGTGTGATCTGGCCAAGAATCGGGCTTTGAAACCTTCTTCCAGCTCCTGCGAGATTGAACGCTCAAAAGGCAACAAGTATCTGGGCGCTGTAGCCGGAATTATTAACCATCTGGCAAACGGCCTGGGACCGCGGTTGACCTAG